The Penaeus vannamei isolate JL-2024 chromosome 4, ASM4276789v1, whole genome shotgun sequence genome segment ttacatatacatacacatgtacatatacacacacgtgtacatacacacacacaagtacatttacacacacatgtacatacacacacacacagatgtacatatacacaaattgatacacatgcacacacacacacacacacacacacacacacacacacacacacacacacacacacacacacacacacacacacacacacacacacacacacacacatacatacactacacacacttacaaatacacacagatacacatacacacgcatacacatgcacacacacacagatacacatacacatacatacatacacacacatgcacacacgcgcatatacataaacacacacacatacacaaacacacacacacacacacgcacacacatatacacaaacacacacacacatacacagataaacatactcacagatacacacacacacacatacacatgcacatacacatacacacgtttacacatacacacagatatacatacacacacacacacagatacacacacacacacacacacacacacacacacacacagatacacacacacacacacacacagatacacacacacacacacacacacagatacacacacacacacacacagatacacacacacacacagatacacacacacacacacacacacacacacacacagatacacacacacacacagatatacacacgcacacacagatatacacacacacacacagacatacacacatacacagagacacacacacacacagacacacacacacaaaaacacacacacacacacacacacacacacacacacacacacacacacacacacacacacacacacacacacccacacacacccacacacacacacacacacacacccacagatacacacacacacacatacatacacacacacacacacacacacacacacactcactcactcactcactcactcactcactcactcactcactcatttactcatttactcactcaatctcactcatattcacactcacacttatatatagttatcacttacactcatacacatactctaacactcagtcactctcatgcacatgcacccccccaccccccaccccaccccactccaccccacaacaccccaccccacaccacaccataacaccccaccccacaccacaccacaccataacaccccacaccacaccacaccacaccacaacaccccaccccacaacaccccaccccaccccactccaccccaccccaccccactccaccccacaataccccaccccaccccactccaccccacctcaccccaccccaccccaccccactccaccccaccccaccccaccccaccccaccccaccccaccccaccccaccccaccccaccccaccctactccACCCCAcaataccccaccccaccccactccaccccaccccactccaccccaccccaccccaccccaccccaccccaccccaccctaccccaccccaccccaccccaccctaccccaccccaccctaccccaccctactccaccccacaacaccccaccccactccaccccataccacaccacaccacaccacaccacaccacaccacaccacacacaccacacactcaactcacacacacactcaactcacacacatactcaactcacacacacactccatacatTCCCATATTGCATTTACAGAAACCTATGCAGATACTCATACAAAATGCCTGTATTTGTGCGTCTCTTCTGATGGACACCTCTGAATTATGATATTGTTTTAGAAATCTTGTATTCTTTCATATTCTTGTGAGTACTTAAGCAGCTTTCAAACTCATTTTCCCAGGATGGGGACGCGGTCTTCGCCGTGCTGTTGGTGAGTGGTACCGAAGTTGGGAACCCAAACGGCTGGCTTTGGAGGTGACTAGACACTTCAGTGCCCATGGATGGACACACCGTGATGTGGTCAGGCTTGCTCATTTGAAGCTGAAGGAGATGCCTCTAGGTATGTCAGGCTGGATTGAAATTTGCAAGtaacattattttatatatatgaagattaaGATATCTTCATATCTGTAAGTATAGGGAAAGAAGCATGGTGAATAATTTGATGGAGATGTATGAAATCTGTCAAGAAAATTTGAATGACGAGAAAATATTTTAAGACTGTGCAAAATTTTATAATGGTAAATGATTTTTGGAACACATTAATATTTAGATGCATGCGTAATATATGAATTACAACCTCCTTTTCTTGCTTTACAGTGAATATTTTGCTTTTGTGATTTATGTACACAGGGAATGAACACATAACCTTATTATAACAAGCAAAATGAAAGGAATATACACTAATAACATTCATGTATCCTTACATAGGGAGCCAAGTAGTTCTGCACTACGTTTTTATGGGACTGGACAAGACTGTTCAGGAATACACAGGGAAGGATAACACCAGTGAACTCTTAGAACTCATGCAAGTGCTGGACAAGGATGGTCACCCAAAGGTATGCTGCAACTGATGATTTTGACGTGCTTTATGTTCTGGTACTTGTAGCAACCTGTGTTTTATACTGTTTTGAGTTCTCGTTTTCATGGATCAGTTATGTTGATCATGCTTTGGGTTCAAGATAAGTTATGGATGCAGAGAGCAAAAGTGGTACTACCACAGTTATTCATAAAAAGAAGTGGTGTGAAAAGGTAATGGATAACTTTCATTGTTTGGTGGTTTAGTCTTTCGTATTCTTTAGATATTTGTAGTTACTTCTACATGTGTCTTGACACTAAGGAACTGAAAAGTATGAGGTTCTGTAAATTTTCATCTAATGTTGCAGGATAAGGAACAACAGTGGGATGTAGATCAAGTGATCAACAAAGTGAACAAGCTACATGAAGTTTACAATGAAGTGACTCTTGATGATGTACCTTCACAGAGCCTCAAATCAACTGAGGTGAGATCTTGATTCATATTCTGATTTTATACAAACTTTTTGACTACAAGGCAAGGTGTTGGTGCACTGTTATGCCTTTGATGTAATATACTGTGTTCTAGTAATAAGATTGAACATGATGAAGCACTTGTGATCAGGAATCTACAAGTGCTTCTTGGGAAGGTAATATTTATGGTTGATTTTTCATTAAGACTATGATTTTAAGGTGTGGTCACACATGCTGGACAAACTGGATGGAGAGTCGGCTGTAGCCAGCGTAAACCGCATGGCCAAGGCAGGTCTACTCAGCCAGAGTGCAGACAACACCAATGTCCTTCCCAATAAGCTGGTTGACCGCTTGACTCATTCTGATGTTGCTTCAAGCCCTGTGACTCCAGCTGTTGCTCTCATGGCTCTTCATGCTTATGAGCACCCATCCAGGTAAgtttggtttctctctttctctgtatataaacTTAGTTAAGCACTGTTTGTTAAAATTTAGAgttcattttttgtgtatgtacatgtgtatgtgttttattattatattttggatATTTTCGCAAAATAAAACTTTGTGGTCAGATTCTCCAGCGAGGCCTGTGGCAAAGTGTACGAGAAGAAGTCCTGCAAGTCTCCAAGAGCCCCTACGAAAGCTCCCCTCAAGAAGTCAACCAAAGTAAACCAGAGTGTTGTTGATGCTCTTCACAAGCTCATTGCTGGAAGTTCCAAGGTTAGTAGTTTACATAATATTCAGCCTTATCTCTTAGGATTTTTGCATTATTGTACATATCACTATGTATAATATCAGGAGTTTTATTATTGTGATATGCATTCATTCCAGAATATTGAAAAGACAGCAAAGAAGCTAgcaattgttgttgatgttcgaGGCTACATGAGCACAAGCCATGTGTGGACAGGTAACCCAGAAGGCAAAGGGGAGGTAAGTACTAACCATTTACCTGTTTATTTCCAGTTTGTGATTCTTGAAGATATGTGTAATGCTCTGTTatcatgtttgtgttttttagtcATAGTTTATTGTTAATGATTATTAGTggccatatgttaatatatgtagtCCCAAAATTACAAATAGTATTGCTGTTTTATAAGACATGTTGACAGTGATACAGGATCatcattcaatatttttttcttaatttagttAGGCTAGATTCTTGGTTAATATAGAGGAGTTTTTTGTATCAGAAAGATCAAAGAGAACTAAAATCTCCTAGGTATCCATACATATTCTTGTAGGTATATTTATCTATGGAGTACATTTTCTCAGAGTATATATTCACATTGTACACTCTATTAGGTAACAGGACACGAAGGAGCTGCTGTGATTGTGCTCACCCTCACTTCCGGTGGAACTTGCCCGGTTGTGAACACCCTGGCCTTCTCTGGCACTGGAGTAGCTGAAGTGCCTGTTACGGAGGGGATAACTCTCTTGCAGCTGGTGGAAAAATTCAAGGAGGTGTGGGTTATATCTTGTAATGTGTGACATGTGTTGTATTATTTCCTAAGAGTTATTTCCTGCTACCTGTCTGGTGTTGAGAAAGATGGAAGGGCACTGGATTAGGGAAGGTATTCTCTATTGCAGACGGTGATAGGTGAGGTCAGTGTTGATGCTGCTCTGAATTGGGCCCAAGAGAAAAATATGGAGACCGTCGTCGTCATCACCCACAAGCTCGACCAGCAAGCCATCTCTGCTGCTGCCCAGTCCCTCAAGCAgatcaatgataaaaacaacacacaaatgaGGTGTGtagtcattttatatattttttttatttaagttatACTGCTGAACTTAGATGGCAACTGAACATTATGGAACATATATATCTAACCTTTCTCTCTATGATACTATGTTAAAGGTACAGGAAACAGTCATTCATGTAGCAGTAGCACTGGCATTAAACAGAGGCAAAATAGTAAAAGTCTTATGAACTGTACTGatattgattttttctctctagtATTATGGTTAGGTAGTTTAAATGTGGTTAACTGTTTTGTCATATCTTGTTACAGATTGGTGTTGTGTGGACTAGGGACAAAGCACCTGCATACCCAGCGAACAGAGAACTTCCTTCTTGTGCTTGGATTTGATCAGCGAACACCCAGCATCATCAGAGCCTACCATGAGAGGCTCTTTTAAGATGGGGACAATGTTagccttctgtttttttttatcgcagGAGAGAGTTGCTGTGACCAGCAGTTGGAGGGAGATCTGAACCACAGTTGTTATTTGCAGATCGACCTCAGCTCTAAGGCATGGGATTATGACTAGCAAAGTTTATAGTAGGCCATTGTAAGTGAGGTTGTTGGGCAGTCAAGGCATTTGTGACTTTCTCAACAAACCATAACAATTGAAAGAAACCTCATTCTTGAAGAGTGTGATCTCATTTTCAGATTTAAGATTCAGGAGATCTTGTTGCGCCTTTGAATCCAAGTTTTTCAAGTGTAAGGGGTTCAGTGCAGTGCTTGAAAAGCATAGGATTTTCAAGTGGAATTAACTGCATGGTCCTTATGACAAAGCATAGCACAGACTGAGCTAGATTTTTGGTGCCTTCACAAAATTTTTCCAGATATTTAGTGCTCGGTCATTTTGTAGAAACATTTTCTCATGTGAAGAGTGAGTAGGACAATGTTTTGAAAGATCTGAAAGTATTTTGTGACCAACACATTTGTCTATAAAATGTACCCAAATATACCTGATATTTGCGGGTTGAGCTTCTTGTTCTGAACTCCAGAGGGTAGCATATATTGGTCTAGAAACTTTTTGAAATAAAGATTAGCTTTAATGATGCTAAATAGCTATGTACCGTAGATTCTGTTAGGTACAAGGGCTCATTATGCCATTTTAGAATAATTCAAATTTAGGTGATATTTTTTGAGTAATTAGTGCTGGTAATATCCATCCACATACGTAGGCAGATGTAAGGGTTATGACTGCCATTTGATTTAAGTATAGAATTTTATTCCAGATATATTTTGGAGAAAAGTGTACGTGAAACTTGTACAAAATTCCAGTACGTGTTAAGTGTATTCTGAACTACAAAAAGATCTACTTCCAGATCTTGTTGTTTCGGTTTCCCTCGTTTCTACTAGCCCTTCTGTAGCTCTTTCAGGACCCAATCTTACAAAAGTGGCATGATATTCAAAGCTGATTGTTATAAAGCCAAACCAATGCTTGAAAGACTGTGGTAAGATACAAACATTAAGCTAGCTTTGATATTAACTACATGCAAATTTGAATTAATTTTGTGTTGTTTTCTAGAGTCCTGTCCATCGAGGATGCTGTGGATTTGCATTAGTTGATTTTTTAAATTCAGTTTTATATGAATTTTTCCGAAATAGTGATTATTGTGAAGCTATAATGTTCAGAAATATGGAGTGGTACACATATCATAGATGCTTCACATTTGGAGTCGAAGAACTACTAAAATGTAATAAGGCTATTACAGAAAATGTCAGTTTacaaaagaatagaaatgaataacatttcattattaatattgttgtaaaGTCTTGTACATCTtttcataatgaaaaaagagagaacaaattactcaaattttacattttttaatGACAATCAAACCACTgatgtatcatttttttataaGAGTAATCCAAGTTGTTTGGCTGGGAACTTCAAGAGACTAGATGATTTTGAATTGTAGATCTGAGTCTGTGCCATGATATTGGCTGACTTTTGTAAGTGGAGAAGACTATATTTAGGAACATTCATATAATGTGCGACTTATCTATACAACAAATGACAGATCTAGAAAGATTGTGTGATGATATCAAGTGTAGTAATATAATTTGTATAAATTGCGGCTAGAAAAATGTGAATTGTTTCTGGTGTAGAAAACTGCAAGACTCCAAGGGCAGTAGAGAGCACTTGAAATTCATTTGTGATGGATGAAAATACTCCCTTTAATTTATGTTTAGGATCTTTGGTGTAGTTATGGAACGATAGTGTGTAGCTTATAAGTATTtaatggaaagaatgaaaaatttgCTCGTGCTATTAGTGTTGATGGATAATGGAAGCCTTAGCAGCTGTCAGTGTTGGTTGAGGTGATCTGTCAAGGGAATAGATACAGAAAGTGGTGTGTCTTAATTtagttgtatatatttttcagttgCCATTTCAG includes the following:
- the LOC113826414 gene encoding RNA-binding protein RO60; its protein translation is MAADNSSSLLELKQLLVTGTNNAAWSGNHLVRHLVDWYQRNERENRNNPALTETAPEDESARIRTSNPCDSLIYSTAVIPKLVSEGKADIIIDTLRSYSQLPYVDKEALVMCLAVASKQAEHKKLVTDAHSAVRELCTNTHLFFLFIQISKMISKKSGHSGWGRGLRRAVGEWYRSWEPKRLALEVTRHFSAHGWTHRDVVRLAHLKLKEMPLGSQVVLHYVFMGLDKTVQEYTGKDNTSELLELMQVLDKDGHPKDKEQQWDVDQVINKVNKLHEVYNEVTLDDVPSQSLKSTEVWSHMLDKLDGESAVASVNRMAKAGLLSQSADNTNVLPNKLVDRLTHSDVASSPVTPAVALMALHAYEHPSRFSSEACGKVYEKKSCKSPRAPTKAPLKKSTKVNQSVVDALHKLIAGSSKNIEKTAKKLAIVVDVRGYMSTSHVWTGNPEGKGEVTGHEGAAVIVLTLTSGGTCPVVNTLAFSGTGVAEVPVTEGITLLQLVEKFKETVIGEVSVDAALNWAQEKNMETVVVITHKLDQQAISAAAQSLKQINDKNNTQMRLVLCGLGTKHLHTQRTENFLLVLGFDQRTPSIIRAYHERLF